The proteins below come from a single uncultured Carboxylicivirga sp. genomic window:
- a CDS encoding HAMP domain-containing sensor histidine kinase has protein sequence MDSVERIEKEFRSLTLHKGIVVSFFVYFAYFIFYLIYGANEFKPVIITIGLYLTIHALLYAFLKKGRYILARWLFVWLSVIFLINLTFFIVGPETGVHYFLLIFSLLALSLAHPKRLWISVFYFSISIFFFSGAEFGFIPSMAIMNYPDELAHIIRIESIIISFILTYYVSYMFYKINIEKEKNIINLNNKLVSVNEQLEHSQEEISRQHEQMMELNDELISNISLISNQKEELKIANDTKDKFFSIIAHDVKNPLSSIIGLTEVLQLNGDSLSSDKIMEYIKIIHHSANRIDVLLMNLLNWAKAQTRSITPNMSEFVLNELLDINQKLFYQNLLNKKIELINNCSENIQVYADRDMIDTVIRNLISNAIKFTPNNGSITLYNEVINNQVVLTITDNGIGMDDVIITELFKQNKRISYGTNAERGMGLGLLICKEFLELNNCELNVKSKLGRGSEFSVLFPVKE, from the coding sequence TTGGATTCAGTAGAGAGGATTGAGAAGGAGTTTAGGAGTCTGACTCTTCATAAAGGCATTGTAGTATCATTTTTTGTATACTTTGCTTATTTCATATTTTATTTGATTTATGGAGCAAATGAGTTTAAACCGGTTATTATTACAATTGGTCTTTATCTTACAATTCATGCCTTATTGTATGCTTTTTTAAAAAAAGGCAGATATATTCTTGCTAGATGGCTATTTGTTTGGTTAAGTGTAATTTTTCTTATTAACCTTACATTTTTTATTGTTGGCCCTGAAACAGGAGTACATTATTTTTTACTTATATTTTCACTGTTGGCTTTGTCTCTGGCTCACCCGAAGCGATTATGGATTTCGGTGTTCTATTTTTCTATAAGCATATTTTTCTTTTCTGGAGCTGAATTTGGTTTTATTCCTAGTATGGCAATAATGAATTATCCCGACGAATTAGCTCATATTATAAGAATTGAGAGTATAATCATCAGTTTTATTCTCACCTATTATGTCTCCTATATGTTTTATAAAATAAACATCGAAAAGGAAAAGAATATTATTAATCTTAATAATAAGTTAGTTTCGGTAAATGAACAATTAGAGCATTCTCAGGAAGAAATTTCGCGACAACATGAACAAATGATGGAATTAAATGATGAGCTAATATCTAATATAAGCCTCATTTCGAATCAAAAAGAAGAGTTAAAGATTGCCAATGATACCAAGGATAAATTCTTCTCCATTATCGCCCATGATGTCAAAAATCCCCTTTCGTCGATCATTGGATTAACTGAGGTATTACAACTCAATGGTGATTCATTAAGTTCAGATAAAATAATGGAGTATATAAAGATAATTCATCACTCGGCTAATCGAATTGATGTGTTATTAATGAATCTTTTAAATTGGGCTAAAGCACAAACTCGAAGTATTACACCTAATATGTCGGAGTTTGTTCTGAACGAATTACTGGATATCAACCAAAAGCTCTTTTATCAAAACCTATTAAATAAGAAAATAGAACTAATTAATAATTGTTCAGAAAATATACAAGTGTATGCCGACAGAGATATGATCGATACCGTTATTAGAAACTTGATTAGTAATGCCATTAAGTTTACTCCAAATAATGGCAGCATTACTTTGTACAATGAGGTTATAAATAATCAGGTAGTGCTTACAATTACTGACAATGGTATTGGTATGGATGATGTAATCATTACAGAGCTATTTAAACAAAACAAAAGGATATCGTACGGAACAAATGCCGAGCGAGGTATGGGATTGGGCTTGTTAATTTGTAAGGAGTTTTTGGAATTAAATAATTGCGAATTAAACGTTAAAAGTAAATTGGGAAGAGGCTCTGAGTTTAGTGTTTTGTTTCCTGTAAAAGAATAA
- a CDS encoding family 10 glycosylhydrolase has protein sequence MKAQKYPKREMRAVWIATVANIDWPSREGLSTNMQQKEMIQLLDLAKQYHFNTVVFQIRPATDAFYQSDLEPWSQWLMGEQGKVPDPYYDPLEFTIKECRKRGLDIHIWMNPYRAVFDTARSSISSSNPFVQHPEWFVKYGNKAYFNPGLPETRNHVCNVVADVLRRYEVDGIHLDDYFYPYRIYGKEFPDQEAFELYPRGYTADQKEDWRRDNVDLIIKQLHDTIKSVNPYVEFGISPFGVWRNNDMDVRGSATKAGQTNFDDLYADVLKWQANGWIDYVTPQIYWHIGKTVADYEILVNWWDKNTYGCPMYIGHGLYKLNAESKEKAWQKSKEIDKQVKLIRKSENIGGSMFYSAKYMRNNPLAFKERLQKRNYRYLALPPKNNRVKQIIPERPEMAQWDVVQDSLLLSWKPGIDNIGFVIYKCKKKKVSKLDDVRTIVAVTGGNQFALKLDKQSDPKKYQYIITSLSLTNQESNGVIFE, from the coding sequence ATGAAAGCACAAAAATATCCAAAACGCGAAATGAGAGCTGTATGGATAGCCACTGTTGCTAATATCGATTGGCCATCGCGTGAAGGTTTATCAACTAATATGCAACAAAAGGAGATGATTCAATTATTGGATTTGGCAAAGCAATATCATTTTAACACTGTTGTTTTTCAGATCCGCCCTGCAACCGATGCTTTTTATCAATCGGATTTGGAACCATGGTCGCAATGGTTGATGGGTGAGCAGGGGAAAGTACCTGATCCATATTACGATCCTTTGGAGTTTACAATAAAAGAATGTAGAAAGCGTGGATTGGATATTCATATTTGGATGAATCCTTACAGAGCTGTGTTTGATACCGCCAGAAGTTCTATTTCTTCATCGAATCCATTTGTACAACATCCCGAATGGTTTGTGAAGTATGGTAATAAAGCCTATTTCAATCCAGGCTTGCCCGAAACACGAAATCATGTTTGTAATGTGGTTGCCGATGTTTTGCGTAGGTATGAGGTTGATGGTATACATCTCGACGATTATTTTTATCCTTATCGTATTTATGGAAAGGAGTTTCCCGACCAAGAAGCATTTGAGTTATATCCACGTGGATATACAGCAGATCAAAAAGAAGATTGGCGAAGAGATAATGTGGATTTAATCATTAAGCAGTTACATGATACCATAAAGTCGGTAAATCCTTATGTTGAGTTTGGAATATCGCCTTTTGGCGTTTGGCGAAATAACGATATGGATGTAAGAGGATCCGCAACTAAAGCCGGACAAACCAACTTCGATGATTTATATGCCGATGTTTTAAAATGGCAGGCTAATGGCTGGATTGATTATGTTACACCTCAAATATACTGGCACATTGGAAAAACGGTAGCCGATTATGAAATATTGGTTAACTGGTGGGATAAAAACACTTATGGTTGCCCAATGTATATTGGCCACGGACTATATAAGCTAAATGCAGAATCGAAAGAGAAGGCCTGGCAAAAATCAAAAGAGATAGATAAGCAGGTTAAATTAATACGAAAATCGGAGAATATTGGCGGCAGCATGTTTTATAGTGCCAAATATATGCGTAATAATCCGCTGGCATTTAAAGAGAGATTGCAGAAACGAAATTATCGATACTTGGCCTTACCTCCCAAAAATAACAGGGTTAAGCAAATAATTCCAGAAAGGCCTGAAATGGCTCAATGGGATGTTGTGCAAGATTCTTTACTATTATCATGGAAACCAGGAATTGATAATATTGGCTTTGTGATTTATAAATGTAAGAAGAAAAAAGTTAGCAAATTGGATGATGTACGTACAATTGTTGCAGTAACCGGTGGTAATCAATTTGCGTTGAAATTAGATAAGCAATCCGATCCAAAAAAATATCAATACATTATAACTTCTCTGAGTTTAACCAATCAAGAATCGAATGGGGTTATTTTTGAGTAG
- the trxB gene encoding thioredoxin-disulfide reductase, with the protein MALFGKMEDLSAPKKDNNENAEVEKVKVLIIGSGPAGYTAAIYAARANLSPVMYEGLQPGGQLTTTTEVENFPGYPSGITGPEMMEDLKKQAERFGTDIRFGLATKTDLSTRPFKVTIDDSKIVEAEALIIATGATAKYLGLPDETKYAGSGVSACATCDGFFYRGKDVAVVGGGDTACEEALYLSALTKKVYLIVRRDELRASKVMQDRVMKAENIEILWKHQTKGLYGDGVVEGATLVKNMGTPEEEEVKIAIDGFFLGIGHKPNSEVFADYIDTNEVGYIKTVPGTSKTNVEGVFACGDVQDDQYRQAVTAAGSGCMAAIDAERFLAEQE; encoded by the coding sequence ATGGCACTGTTCGGAAAAATGGAGGATTTAAGTGCTCCAAAAAAAGATAATAACGAAAATGCAGAAGTAGAAAAAGTTAAAGTATTAATAATAGGATCAGGTCCAGCTGGATATACAGCTGCCATATACGCAGCTCGAGCCAACCTTAGCCCTGTAATGTACGAAGGATTGCAACCGGGAGGTCAGTTAACAACCACAACCGAAGTTGAAAACTTCCCTGGTTATCCATCAGGTATTACCGGACCAGAAATGATGGAAGACTTGAAAAAACAAGCGGAGCGTTTTGGAACAGATATTCGTTTTGGTCTTGCTACTAAAACTGACTTGTCAACACGTCCATTTAAAGTTACTATCGATGATAGTAAAATTGTAGAGGCTGAAGCATTGATTATTGCAACTGGCGCAACAGCTAAATACCTGGGACTGCCAGATGAAACTAAATATGCAGGTTCTGGAGTTTCGGCTTGTGCTACTTGTGATGGATTTTTCTACAGAGGTAAAGATGTAGCTGTTGTTGGAGGTGGAGATACTGCCTGTGAAGAAGCTTTGTATCTTTCAGCTTTAACCAAAAAAGTTTATTTAATTGTTCGTCGTGACGAGTTGCGTGCTTCGAAAGTGATGCAGGATCGTGTGATGAAAGCTGAGAATATTGAAATACTTTGGAAACATCAAACCAAAGGATTATATGGAGATGGAGTAGTAGAAGGCGCTACATTAGTTAAGAATATGGGAACCCCTGAAGAAGAGGAAGTAAAAATTGCCATTGATGGATTCTTCTTAGGAATTGGTCATAAACCAAACTCAGAGGTTTTTGCTGATTATATCGATACCAATGAAGTAGGGTATATTAAAACGGTTCCAGGTACCTCAAAAACAAATGTAGAAGGAGTATTTGCATGTGGTGATGTTCAAGATGACCAATATCGTCAAGCTGTTACAGCAGCCGGTTCGGGCTGTATGGCTGCTATCGATGCAGAGCGCTTTTTAGCAGAGCAAGAATAA
- a CDS encoding DUF4249 domain-containing protein — protein sequence MKNRSILYYLVIPLILIFFSCEKDIAIKLNDQPDQLVMYSFIYPDSTLNLHFSKSQSILSVPNYKQVENARFRISINGENQGTYILPSDTVWSLWKEFSFSYGDQIDIEAFEREGDTIRVKSYIPINIPITDIDTSTVHYSYGEGGQEQFLKTKITFSDPGDMDNFYQLYIIREGYGHIGERAYYTNKIVEFDKDDPVFIQRDQSGSLLQGLNFQGLFSDDLLNGISYTINVNIPEDYLFFDYYEEKIKISIYLYHHTDDYYTYLRSRILSAGYEGLYDGLPIFDPVRIHNNIEGGLGLVSGMSFDIDSLVLYR from the coding sequence ATGAAGAATAGATCAATACTATATTATTTAGTCATTCCCTTGATTCTGATATTTTTTTCTTGCGAAAAAGATATTGCAATTAAATTGAATGATCAGCCTGATCAGCTTGTAATGTATTCTTTTATTTATCCTGATAGCACCTTAAATCTTCATTTTAGTAAGAGCCAGAGTATTTTATCTGTACCTAATTATAAGCAAGTAGAAAATGCTCGATTCAGAATATCAATTAATGGTGAGAATCAGGGAACGTATATTCTACCTTCAGATACTGTTTGGAGTCTTTGGAAAGAGTTTAGTTTTAGTTATGGCGATCAAATAGATATTGAGGCTTTTGAAAGAGAGGGTGATACAATAAGAGTGAAATCGTATATTCCTATAAATATTCCAATAACAGATATTGATACTAGTACGGTTCATTATAGTTATGGAGAAGGAGGGCAAGAACAATTTCTTAAAACGAAAATTACATTTTCCGACCCTGGAGATATGGATAACTTTTACCAATTATATATTATCCGAGAGGGATATGGACATATTGGAGAACGAGCTTATTATACTAATAAAATTGTTGAGTTTGATAAGGATGATCCTGTTTTTATTCAGAGAGACCAAAGTGGTAGTTTATTACAAGGTTTAAATTTTCAGGGATTATTCTCCGATGATTTGTTAAATGGAATATCTTACACCATTAATGTCAACATTCCGGAAGATTATCTGTTCTTTGATTATTATGAAGAAAAGATAAAGATTTCGATTTATTTGTATCATCATACCGACGATTATTATACATATTTAAGAAGTAGGATATTATCAGCTGGTTATGAGGGCTTGTATGATGGATTGCCCATTTTTGATCCTGTCCGAATTCATAATAACATTGAAGGAGGTTTAGGTTTAGTATCTGGGATGTCTTTTGATATAGATTCATTGGTGTTGTATAGGTAA
- a CDS encoding TonB-dependent receptor, with product MLCFEDEVQLSRTTASIREILNELFIKCPSNFIVRGQKIIIKPYEGIPGKYVVRGYVKDVATKEALIQANVYDEDKLLGAVSNNFGFYSITLPSGYVRLSCSYVGYKNIEMLIDLQSDTVIYFDMKRDNEIDEISVIQSKVPNRVKSTRTGTVDIPIEQIKNVPVFLGEVDLVKSIQLLPGIQSGGEGLSALYVRGGGPDQNMVLMDDVPVYNVGHLLGFFSIFNADAVNHVSVVKGGFPARYGGRLSSVVDIRMHDGNDQEYKGLASIGFLSSRVAAEGPLVKDKSSFSVSFRRTYMDIFTGLFQINEADKSRFYFYDFNTKFNYKLGDKDRVYLSTYLGKDQYDMQYNLQNIEVGTMEGNQVQTYDESDIGWRNAIVSGRWNHILGEKMFVNTIASYSDYRFYIGQKNNYQVDNEWGVVNQKYFSGIRDYTLKTDWDFFPSANHYLKFGAGATIHEFYPGIDVYLQESADGEPVDTTYGGHLMIRPEYRIYLEDDFNISKRLKVNVGANFSLFQTESKYYWSAEPRVSARFLINNKMSVKAAYSSMTQYMHLLRTASVSMPTDMWLPVSDKINPMRAQQVALGWEYEIGRGFNLSIEAYYKTFEDLLAYKESTSYFDFTSDWRNKLTAGEGESKGFEILLHKKTGSLSGWLGYTYSKSTNQFEELNNGKAFPADFDRTHDASLFLMYRFNKKVNLSSTWTFGSGNPITLPETKYYSPDFPTQERPFDNNYNQYISERNSYRMPNFHRLDIGVNFEKEKSFGSRTWSFGLLNAYGRQNPFFLYFSDSETDSGDIKRSLRQFSLFPFPIPYARYTIRF from the coding sequence ATGCTGTGTTTCGAAGATGAAGTTCAGTTAAGTCGTACTACCGCTTCGATACGTGAGATCTTGAATGAGCTTTTTATCAAATGTCCTTCTAATTTTATCGTTCGTGGGCAGAAAATTATTATAAAACCATACGAAGGCATACCCGGAAAATATGTTGTTAGGGGGTATGTAAAAGACGTTGCAACAAAAGAGGCGCTTATTCAAGCAAATGTATATGACGAGGATAAACTTTTAGGAGCAGTCAGTAATAATTTCGGATTCTACAGTATTACTTTGCCTTCTGGATATGTTAGGTTAAGTTGCTCATATGTTGGATATAAAAACATTGAGATGCTGATTGATCTGCAATCGGATACTGTTATTTATTTTGACATGAAAAGGGATAACGAAATTGATGAAATCTCAGTTATTCAGTCAAAAGTACCCAACAGAGTCAAAAGTACAAGAACAGGTACCGTTGATATACCTATTGAGCAAATAAAAAATGTTCCCGTATTTTTGGGAGAAGTAGATTTAGTAAAGAGTATTCAGTTGTTACCCGGAATTCAAAGTGGAGGAGAAGGATTGAGTGCTTTATATGTTAGAGGAGGTGGACCGGATCAAAACATGGTTTTAATGGACGATGTGCCGGTTTACAATGTCGGTCACTTACTTGGTTTTTTTTCAATATTCAATGCCGATGCAGTTAATCACGTTAGTGTAGTTAAAGGGGGGTTTCCTGCTCGTTATGGAGGCCGATTATCTTCAGTTGTTGATATTCGGATGCACGATGGAAATGATCAGGAATATAAAGGATTGGCAAGTATTGGATTCCTTTCGAGTAGGGTAGCTGCAGAAGGGCCTTTGGTGAAAGATAAATCATCTTTTTCAGTTTCTTTTCGTCGTACTTATATGGATATTTTTACGGGTTTATTTCAAATTAATGAAGCCGATAAAAGTCGTTTTTATTTTTACGATTTTAATACTAAGTTCAATTATAAGTTGGGAGACAAAGACCGGGTGTATTTGAGTACCTACCTCGGAAAAGACCAATATGACATGCAATATAATCTTCAGAATATTGAAGTGGGTACCATGGAAGGAAATCAAGTACAGACTTATGATGAAAGTGATATTGGTTGGCGTAATGCCATTGTATCGGGGCGTTGGAATCATATCCTCGGGGAGAAGATGTTTGTTAATACCATTGCAAGTTATAGTGATTATCGGTTTTATATAGGTCAAAAGAATAATTATCAGGTTGATAATGAATGGGGTGTAGTGAATCAAAAGTATTTTAGTGGAATTAGAGATTATACGCTTAAAACAGATTGGGATTTTTTTCCGAGTGCTAATCATTATTTAAAGTTTGGAGCTGGTGCTACCATTCATGAATTTTATCCAGGAATTGATGTGTACTTGCAGGAAAGTGCCGATGGCGAGCCTGTTGACACTACTTATGGTGGTCACCTGATGATTAGACCTGAATATAGGATTTATCTGGAAGATGACTTTAATATATCTAAAAGGTTAAAGGTAAATGTCGGGGCCAATTTTTCACTATTTCAAACAGAGAGTAAATATTATTGGTCTGCAGAACCTCGTGTATCAGCGCGCTTTTTAATTAATAATAAGATGTCGGTAAAAGCGGCTTATAGCAGTATGACTCAATATATGCATTTGTTACGAACAGCTTCTGTTTCGATGCCTACTGATATGTGGTTACCTGTTTCTGATAAAATTAACCCTATGAGAGCACAGCAAGTTGCCTTAGGTTGGGAATATGAAATTGGCAGGGGATTTAATCTATCCATTGAGGCTTATTATAAAACATTTGAGGATCTTTTAGCTTATAAAGAATCAACCAGTTATTTTGATTTTACTTCCGATTGGCGAAATAAATTAACGGCTGGAGAAGGAGAATCTAAAGGATTTGAGATATTGCTCCATAAGAAAACAGGTAGCTTATCGGGGTGGTTGGGCTATACCTATTCTAAAAGTACCAATCAATTTGAAGAATTAAATAATGGTAAGGCATTCCCTGCTGATTTTGATCGCACGCATGATGCATCTTTATTTTTAATGTATCGATTTAATAAGAAGGTGAATCTAAGCAGTACCTGGACATTTGGCTCAGGTAATCCTATTACACTACCTGAAACAAAATATTACTCGCCTGATTTTCCTACTCAGGAAAGACCATTTGATAATAATTATAATCAATATATTAGTGAAAGAAACAGCTATCGTATGCCTAATTTCCATCGTCTTGATATTGGCGTTAACTTTGAGAAAGAAAAAAGTTTTGGAAGTAGAACCTGGAGCTTTGGATTGCTAAATGCATATGGGCGACAAAATCCATTCTTCTTGTATTTTTCCGATTCAGAAACGGATAGTGGAGATATAAAAAGGTCGTTACGTCAGTTTAGCTTGTTTCCGTTTCCTATACCCTATGCAAGATATACAATTCGTTTTTAG
- a CDS encoding FecR domain-containing protein, whose amino-acid sequence MSENRGNIDELIVKQFTAILTSEEDNQLKNWLEASLDNEDYYKQMRKIWNVSENIGAFNEVDVEGDYNLFAKKVGFNKEIKLGRKTIFTLRNIAAVLLPLITISIGVTLYETTPGFGKWVAYSSNGEVETIVLPDHSEVDLNTHSKLVYEKSLDGNQRKLKLKGEGYFKVTKDPKHPFVVKVGKTEVTVLGTEFYLEEEGVNGATNLIVTDGRVKFASGNKNIIVSKGESAIFKDGDFVRVDTPLNGMSWRTGVIEFEKSDLDQVILALKDHFADEIEKIDNQSKETDRVITTKFDSPTLDEVLVELRIHFDKNFTLDGKKLIISD is encoded by the coding sequence ATGAGTGAGAATCGGGGAAATATCGATGAGCTAATAGTAAAGCAATTTACTGCTATACTTACGTCTGAAGAAGATAATCAATTGAAAAATTGGTTAGAAGCTTCTTTAGATAATGAGGATTACTATAAGCAAATGCGAAAGATATGGAACGTATCTGAAAACATTGGTGCATTTAATGAAGTTGATGTTGAGGGCGATTATAATCTTTTTGCTAAAAAAGTTGGTTTTAACAAAGAAATAAAATTAGGTAGAAAAACCATTTTTACTTTACGTAACATCGCAGCAGTTCTTTTGCCTTTAATAACAATTAGTATTGGAGTAACACTTTACGAAACTACACCAGGTTTTGGTAAGTGGGTTGCATATTCTTCTAATGGAGAGGTGGAAACAATTGTTTTACCTGATCATTCAGAAGTTGATTTAAATACGCATAGTAAATTAGTGTATGAAAAGTCGCTAGATGGAAATCAGCGAAAGTTAAAGTTGAAGGGAGAAGGTTATTTTAAGGTAACAAAAGATCCAAAGCATCCATTTGTTGTTAAGGTAGGAAAAACAGAAGTAACTGTTTTAGGAACTGAGTTTTATCTGGAAGAAGAAGGTGTAAATGGAGCAACCAACTTAATAGTTACAGATGGTAGAGTTAAGTTTGCTTCTGGTAATAAAAATATTATAGTATCAAAAGGTGAATCAGCTATTTTTAAAGATGGTGATTTTGTAAGAGTTGATACACCTTTAAATGGAATGTCTTGGAGAACCGGTGTTATCGAATTTGAAAAATCAGATCTTGATCAGGTTATTTTAGCTCTTAAAGATCATTTTGCTGATGAGATAGAAAAAATTGATAATCAATCAAAAGAAACAGATCGAGTTATCACAACCAAATTTGATTCTCCAACACTTGACGAAGTTTTAGTTGAATTGCGAATACATTTCGACAAAAACTTTACTTTAGATGGCAAGAAATTGATCATCTCTGACTAA
- a CDS encoding RNA polymerase sigma-70 factor — MEQDDKWIIEGIKRGDESAYKSLFLKYYAQLVIFARKVVIDDDLARELVQDVFVNFYEKRNEINIHTSLKAHLYQSVRNRCLNQIKHNKIRREHHANIFAEKKDEEAYVEDKLQETELEHRIYSVVQTLPDQCKRIFEMSRFEGVPNQEIADQLGLSKRTIETQISKALKVLRKQLALYLSVVIWLLILFWTK, encoded by the coding sequence ATGGAACAGGACGATAAATGGATAATTGAAGGGATTAAAAGAGGCGACGAGTCTGCTTATAAATCTCTCTTTTTGAAATATTATGCTCAGTTAGTTATTTTTGCTCGTAAAGTGGTAATTGATGATGATTTAGCTCGAGAGTTAGTACAAGATGTTTTCGTTAACTTTTACGAAAAAAGAAATGAGATCAATATTCATACTTCTTTAAAGGCACACTTGTACCAGTCTGTTCGTAATCGTTGTTTAAATCAGATTAAGCATAATAAGATACGAAGAGAACATCATGCAAATATCTTTGCAGAGAAAAAAGATGAAGAAGCGTATGTGGAAGATAAACTGCAAGAAACAGAGTTAGAACACCGTATTTATTCTGTAGTGCAGACTTTGCCCGATCAATGCAAGAGAATTTTTGAGATGAGTCGCTTTGAAGGTGTTCCTAATCAGGAAATAGCTGATCAGTTAGGCTTATCAAAAAGAACGATTGAAACCCAGATTAGTAAAGCTTTAAAAGTACTTCGAAAGCAATTAGCTTTATACCTATCAGTTGTTATCTGGTTGCTGATTTTGTTTTGGACGAAATAA